TTGCCCATTAAATGAGTTGACTGGTTATGCCCAGTCCCGATTGATATGGCTGAACCCTGGCTGTAAAACTTTGATACAGGCTCAACAGGGTGCCCCAGGCTCAGAGTGACTCTTCTATCAACCAAACTACCTCCACTGTCATCTTTAAAACGTATTTTGgttttaaagaattataaattCTAAGGATTAAGGAAGagttctgctttaaaaaaaaaaaaattggatacCCTTTTTGACCTCCAGGGTCCCTCTCAAATTTTAGAATTCTGTGCGAAACGTCTTGTTACAGTTGAGGCAGTACTGTTGTAAGCGGAAGGACTATTAATCTGAACTTTTGAGATCAGTTTTAGCCTGAACTCTTCCAGTAATTTGTTGCATAACCATTAGCAAGTCACTTCACTTATCTGGGATGGTCTAAAAATGAGATGACTAGTTTAACTGTTTTTCAAACCAGGTTCTGATCTATTAGTGGGCCATGAAATGGATTTAGTAGGTTGCATTTCATAATGCAGTAAAATAGAACTTAGTGTGAATCACATATGGTTCTGGAAAGTATTGTACTGTGAAACTTCTGTGTCAGGTATTTCTATTACATACTTACATGTGACAGATCTGGGTTGTGATATAAAATTTAGTTTTTCACTATCGGTCTGTCTGAAAACGTTTAAGTTAAAAGTTTATCAAGTTATCTTGTAGACTAAAAAATTCCAAATTCCAGTCCTTTGGGAATAACTTTTAAAGAACAGATCTGGTGTTGGAAGTGCCCACATAGCACCACATGCTGTCCAGTGTTGTCTAGTTAtgtgctgtcccctctgccttgCGTCCAGACTTTCCTGTTATGAGGGGGTGGTGCTGTGATTTCTCAGCAAAGTCCTGCTAAGCCTCCTTCAGGATCTTGAAGAACCACCATATGGCCCCCCACACTACTGCCAGCAGAGCCTGCATTTTCCAGAGATAACCGGCTTGTGAATGGACAATTCCATGATCAGCAGCCTAACCCACAGCACCCCTTTCCctatctctttgttttctttcttcccagctCTATCTGCACTAAAGTTTCTCAGTCTGTGTTATTGTCAACTTCCTGTTTTTGTTCCTGTAGCAGTTTACCAATTCCTACCTTCTTTGAAGTAAGGAAAATCCCCAGGTACATAGTGACTTTGCTTAAGTCAGTTCAGATCAAACCAAATCACTTTCTTTAATCTGCCTAGTTGGTCCTGAGTATTTCCCAGGTAATATTTGAGATATTTTAGGTAGGGGCTCTGTGCCAAACTGCTCTAGAGTTTTCTTACCTGGTACCAGCTAGAGAAGTcttccttggtttccttatctttgcttttttgttgCTGCTGCCTGAGACGTCCACTCttcatctcttttctctctgctgcaGCTTTCTCGGACAGCCgagtcccagagaagttggaTGTTGTGGTGATAGGCAGTGGCTTTGGGGGCCTGGCTGCAGCTGCAATTCTGGCCAAAGCTGGCAAGCGAGTTCTGGTGCTGGAACAGCATACCAAGGCAGGAGGCTGCTGTCATACCTTTGGAAAGAATGGCCTTGAATTTGACACAGGTAGGACTTATGTGGGAAAGGGTTGGGAGCATGGCTCTGCCTCATCAGGTTGGGAGCAGCCATTGTATGATGAATGATTCTGATGGGGCAAATCCGAAAAAGGGGAGACCAGTTAGGTTTTCAAaagtccaggtgagagatgatggtgaCTCTGATTAAGCTGGTGATCATAGACCTGGAGAGAAGTGGGCCAATATTATACAAATACCCataaacacatacatgcatatacttGGGAGCATGTTCAACTGTACTACACTCTGAATATAAGGATGACTTGGAATCAATTGAAGGAGATGGAGCTTTAcacaaacctttaaaaaattgtaacacCAAGTGATATGTTCAATCTTAGATGTATGTACAATATAGTTTTACCAATCatagggaagggagtgggggtcAAAGTCCTGTATGATATCAAGAGCTTTATAATTTAAACAATGTCAAATATACTGCTGCTCACAGTGGAACTACcatcaccaaagaagaaattgacaaattaACTAAGTACTCTTCTGCTAATTGTGATGCCTTCCTACCTTAATCTCCtgagtatgtttgtgtgtgtgggtgtgtataccAGCATCCAGTATATCACCCGATAACCTCCTTGGGCTGGTTGTGGGATGATACTGGGCATTTCCGTTGTTTTGGAGgttctgtcttctctgtgggCACCATTTTCCTCATCTGACAGCCATATCCACTGGGAGCTGAGCTGGGCAGGGGTTTGGTGGTTTCTGCAGCAAATCCTCCCCACAGAAAGGGTGGGGAGCCCCCTCTGGGCACAGACTCTGCTGTGCAGGACAGCCTCTTTCACCTTGCTGCTTTGTCCACCTTTCCAGCCAGTGCTCAAGTCCCTTCTCCCTATGACACcttgtttttctgtctctcaaCAGGAATCCATTATATTGGGCGCATGCAGGAGGGCAGCCTTGGCCGTTTTATGTTGGACCAGATCACTGAGGGGCAGCTGGACTGGGCTGCCATGTCTTCTCCCTTTGACATCATGATACTAGAAGGGCCCAATGGTCAAAAGCAGTTCCCCATGTACAGCGGGGAGAAAGCCTACGTTCAGGGCCTCAAGGAGAAGTTTCCCCAGGAGAAAGCTGCCATTGACAAGTATATAAAGCTGGTTAAGGTAATTCGGACATGCTTAAGACCCCCTGTTTATTCCCAGAAAGGCTGACTTTCCTCATTAGTGGAGTGACTGGTGGGGGAGGAACAGTCATGTCTGTCTTGAACTCAGTCCCCACCCGATTTGGCCTCTATGCCCAGGTGGGCCCGGTCTCTGGAGCCTGGGCTCAGCAGCTGCCACTCTCTCACTCTGGCCTCTAGGGGGCACCCTGCTCTCCTCCCTGACTAGGCTGGCTTCCGTGTGGCCAGATCACTACCCTTTTTAACTTCATCTCAGACCAAATTGGGATTTTCCAAAAGGAATTTGGGCAGGAaccttaaaagcaaaaaaaaaaaaaaaaaaaaaaaaaaaggctcatcTGAGTGTGAATGGGAAAAATTTGCAgagtacagatttttaaaaatccagattcAGCGAAGTTCAGCCAGGAATAGGTGCTGCTGGGCCCTCCAGCTAATGTAGGTGATTCTTGATTCTAGAGATGAGACCTGCCCCGCCTGCTCATTTTCTTCTCAGGTGGTATCGAGGGGAGTCCTTCATGCCATCTTCTTGAAGCTCCTCCCGTTGCCTGTGGTTCAGCTCCTCAGCAAGTGTGGCCTGCTCACTCGTTTCTCTCCGTTTCTCCGTGCATCCACACAGAGCCTGGCCGAGGTCCTGCAGCAGCTGCCGGCCTCCCCAGAGCTCCGGGCAGTGCTCAGCTACATCTTTCCCACTTACGGTGAGTACTGGCCCCGGGCTTGGGCagctcctggaggaggtggtacTGCCCTCCTGACTCTCAGTCTTTCTTCCTGAACCCACCTGGCCAACTGAAATGGAGCAGTATAAACCCCAAGCCCTCCAGAGCTTCTGGATGAGAAATCCGTCCACCTATTGGCTGGACTCCCTGGTAAAAATTCCCCTCGTGCATGCCTTTTTAACCTGCACTGTCCCATGTCTTGGGAGCATGGCAGTTTCTGGAGAGGACATTCCCTTGGCCCTGACAGCTGTAAGGTACTACATGTTTGGGTGGAAATAGGCCCTCTGGCTGCCAGGAGCTCTGGGGACTTGGATCCTGGGGTTGACAGACGCAGGCTGCGTGCTTTCTGACAGGAATCCATGTTCCTTTCTGAATGGTGCTGCTGCCTGCTCTTGCCTCATCacccttttcttcccctttagGTGTGACCCCCAGCCAAGGCACCTTTGCCATGCATGCTCTGCTGGTTAATCACTTCCTAGAAGGGGCCTTTTATCCCCGAGGGGGCCCCAGTGAAATTGCCTTCCACACCATCCCTGTGATAGAGCGGGCCGGGGGTGCTGTCCTGACCAGGGCTGCTGTGCAGAGTGTGTTGCTGGACTCTGCTGGGAAAGCCTGTGGTGAGAGCCCCACATTGTGCCTCGGGGCCCCTGGGGTGGGAGAGCCCAGGGTGCAGAGAAAAGGCACTGAGGGTTGAAGGCATAGAGGAACTGGCTTCCTTGGGGTTAAAGGCTGCAGTCTGCCCTGGAACAGGCACTGGGGGATTGCAAAGAGTCTGGAGGTAAGAGGAACTCAGGAACTATAAAAAATTGCATGGTCCCCAGAGAACagtatttaatcatttattcagtAGGTAAAAATAGTTATCCAGTAATCCATGACCTCCCTGAGTATAGGGGTTGTGTCATTGTAATCTTTATGTCTACAGATCTTAACACAGAGCAGAAGaccaataaatgtttgttcagtGATTGATGGAATGAACCAGTATCTTGGGCGCTGCAGAGGGCAGTGTGGAGGCCAGCAGGATGGCCTGCCCTCAATCTGTAAATGGCAGAGTGGGGCCTAGGAGCTCATTGTCCTGGCCCAGGTCCCTGCTGTTACCTGCCCAGAGAGTCAGAATCCTACTATGGATGAATTCTGTGAGGAGAAGGTCTATGCTAGGAAGGACTCTGGTAAACAGAACAGGTTGTCCATGACTAGGGAGTGCTTACAGAAGCATCAGGGAATGGGACAGAGAGGGGGGCCTGAGGAAAACAGGGCCAGTGCAATGGCAAATTCAACAAAGGAATCTTTCTGCGGGGAGGAGAAGAAGGGATGGccctatgcaaaaaaaaaaaaaaaaaatcaagggagAAAAGGCATCAGCAATCTCTGAGAGTGCATTTGTAGTAGAGACTAGGGGGTTGCTGGGTGATAAGAAAGAGGTGGCTGTGCAAGCTgtgagattttctcttacatccATGAGCAAGTTCTCCTTCTAGCTGAAAGGGGTCCATGAAGAAAGGCAAGTTTATCAGTTCAATTAAATTCAATTCAGAATATTATCTGTGTTTTTCATGTGCTAGGTGAtaaaatatggagacaaaaaaaaatagattaagtCCCAATCTCTAACTCAAGAAGTTTCCAGTCTCATAGGTAAGATCACTGATATACAGAGGCACATACTAAAGATGGAGGTGACATAGAGGATTGGCGGAAGAGAGAAAGCCTCCAAGGGAAGGCAGAGGTGCTTGAGCCAGGTCACAAAGTGTGAGAAGAAGCTAGCCAGAGGCTGGGGAGGTTATTCCAGGCAGGGGGAACAGAatgtgcaaaggcacagaggtatGAAAGAGCTAAATATTTTTAGGCATATGAAAatattaggttgaaccatatgaaacaGCCATTTGTATAGGTCAGAATTGGTTGAATACCAGCTGTTTTGTATGGTTCTACCTAATAGTTTTGTGAGAGTGGCCAGAGATGAGgctgcacacacacagaagggaCCAGATCATAGAAGACTGACATAAGACTTTGGAGTTTATCTTACAGAGGGTGAGGTATCATTGGAGGGTTTTAAGGAGCATATTTGGGAACTAGAACTCTGGCAGCAGTGAAGAAGGGTCTAGGATCCCAATGGATGAGCTTTGTTGGGGTTGGTGTGGAGGTGGTTGGGTGGCAGAAGAAGAGTGCCCATGTAGGGAGGGGAGAGTGCAAGGGAAGGTGCACACAGAGGTGGCTAATGGGAAACACTGAGAGTACGTGAGGGTGCTTTGCGCTCTGGCCAGTGTTGCCTAGGGCCTGCCTGCTTGGCCCGTGTGGGGCTGGATGCCCAGGTCTGAGGAAATGAAGTGTAGGCTGGGAGAGATCTGTGCAGGATATGGGCCTTTCTTCTGGagcacacagcccctcagccaaGCTCTTGTGTCTATAGGTGTCAGTGTGAAGAAAGGTCAGAAGCTGGTGAACATCTACTGCCGCATCGTAGTCTCCAGTGCAGGCTTGTTCAATACGTATGAGCACTTACTGCCGGAGAGTGCCCGCTGTCTGCCAGGTAAGACTGGCTGCACCACTCCCTTCCAAGCTTCTCAGCGTGGCCCTCTGGGGCC
This genomic interval from Manis javanica isolate MJ-LG chromosome 1, MJ_LKY, whole genome shotgun sequence contains the following:
- the RETSAT gene encoding all-trans-retinol 13,14-reductase isoform X1 produces the protein MWLLVVLLAVLLLAVLCRGYVGLFAGSSPNPFSDDVKRPPSPLVTDKEARKKVLKKAFSDSRVPEKLDVVVIGSGFGGLAAAAILAKAGKRVLVLEQHTKAGGCCHTFGKNGLEFDTGIHYIGRMQEGSLGRFMLDQITEGQLDWAAMSSPFDIMILEGPNGQKQFPMYSGEKAYVQGLKEKFPQEKAAIDKYIKLVKVVSRGVLHAIFLKLLPLPVVQLLSKCGLLTRFSPFLRASTQSLAEVLQQLPASPELRAVLSYIFPTYGVTPSQGTFAMHALLVNHFLEGAFYPRGGPSEIAFHTIPVIERAGGAVLTRAAVQSVLLDSAGKACGVSVKKGQKLVNIYCRIVVSSAGLFNTYEHLLPESARCLPGVKQQLGMVRPSLGMISVFICLQGTKKDLGLQSTNYYVYFDTDMDKAMEHYLSKPREKAAAHMPFLFISSSAKDPTWEDRFPGRSTMIVLAPTSYEWFKEWQEEPEGKRSNDYETLKNSFVEASLSVVLKLFPQLEGKVDSVAGGSPLTNQFYLAASGGATYGADHDLGRLHPNVMASLRAQSPIPNLYLTGQDIFTCGLMGALQGALLCSSAILKRNLYSDLRKLGSRIQAQKKKN